A section of the Anaerohalosphaeraceae bacterium genome encodes:
- a CDS encoding DUF362 domain-containing protein — MSADRAGFSQQPSAAPDYTVVLCRCGSYEPSEVRETLERFWNLAGGIGQFVRPSDRVLIKPNLIVPSEPEKAAQTHPAVIVTLAQMIKEAGAKPMVGDSPAWGDVRACLKALQIDTVLDAMQVPMVQLDKAVRVKIDGASVGISRAALEADVILNVPKFKMHQQLGATFAVKNMFGCVVGKEKPLWHFLRGGDAEAFCRLLLGIYRYLAPAVNLVDAVVAMEGQGPISGSPRHLGYFIGGTDPIACEYACCRLVGLEPMSLPILRTAAVMSFGCPSPEKMTVLGDPLPVKPCPDFRFAQQTPLRFTLPRICKSVAKQALILVKNRLR; from the coding sequence ATGTCGGCGGACAGAGCAGGTTTTTCCCAGCAGCCGTCAGCCGCTCCCGACTATACGGTCGTTCTGTGCCGGTGCGGCTCATATGAACCGTCCGAGGTTCGAGAGACCCTCGAGCGGTTTTGGAATCTGGCAGGAGGAATCGGACAATTTGTCCGGCCGTCCGACCGGGTCCTGATAAAACCCAATCTGATTGTCCCGTCGGAACCGGAGAAAGCGGCCCAGACTCATCCGGCCGTCATCGTCACACTGGCTCAAATGATAAAAGAGGCGGGGGCAAAACCAATGGTCGGAGATTCTCCCGCCTGGGGCGATGTCCGCGCGTGCCTGAAGGCCCTGCAAATCGATACTGTGCTCGATGCGATGCAGGTGCCGATGGTGCAGCTGGATAAGGCCGTGCGAGTGAAGATAGACGGGGCAAGCGTTGGGATAAGCCGCGCTGCTCTCGAGGCGGATGTTATTCTCAATGTCCCCAAATTCAAAATGCACCAGCAGCTGGGGGCGACCTTTGCCGTCAAAAATATGTTCGGCTGCGTCGTCGGGAAAGAAAAACCCCTCTGGCATTTTCTCCGCGGAGGCGATGCAGAGGCCTTCTGCCGGCTGCTGCTCGGGATTTACCGGTACCTGGCGCCGGCAGTCAATCTGGTGGATGCTGTCGTTGCGATGGAAGGGCAGGGGCCTATCAGCGGAAGTCCCCGGCATCTGGGATACTTTATCGGAGGCACGGACCCAATCGCCTGCGAATATGCCTGCTGTCGGCTGGTCGGGCTGGAGCCGATGTCTCTGCCGATTCTTCGCACCGCCGCCGTGATGAGTTTCGGCTGTCCGTCGCCGGAGAAGATGACGGTGCTGGGGGACCCTCTGCCCGTCAAGCCCTGTCCGGATTTTCGCTTTGCTCAGCAGACGCCGCTCCGCTTTACTCTTCCCCGAATCTGCAAAAGCGTAGCCAAACAGGCCCTGATTCTGGTTAAAAACCGCCTCCGCTGA
- a CDS encoding thioredoxin family protein yields MIQHAAIRLLLLVWAAGIAAPAGCKKQSPAKSPQPAPPAPVSSDSPTDMNAPRENPPTNSLSETAHSGVRWYTNFQEALAAAQKENKDLLINFSGSDWCIFCIRLEKDVFAQEAFAKEAEKYFVFMLVDFPSDPSKQSVEIRRQNQQLARRYRFRNLFPTLYLAKPDGTPYAMAEYQQLGPTEYLDYLLKIRRYRDQ; encoded by the coding sequence ATGATACAACATGCCGCAATCCGTTTGCTTCTGCTGGTTTGGGCTGCCGGCATCGCTGCACCTGCAGGATGCAAAAAGCAGTCTCCTGCAAAGTCTCCGCAACCCGCTCCGCCGGCCCCTGTCTCTTCCGACAGCCCCACCGATATGAATGCACCCAGAGAAAATCCTCCGACCAATTCGCTGTCAGAAACGGCTCATTCCGGTGTCCGCTGGTACACAAATTTTCAGGAAGCACTGGCAGCAGCACAGAAGGAAAACAAGGACTTGCTCATCAATTTTTCCGGTTCGGACTGGTGCATTTTCTGCATCCGGCTGGAAAAGGATGTGTTTGCTCAGGAGGCCTTTGCCAAGGAAGCCGAAAAATATTTTGTCTTTATGCTGGTTGACTTCCCGAGTGACCCGTCCAAACAGTCAGTGGAAATCCGGAGACAAAACCAGCAGCTGGCTCGGCGATACCGTTTTCGGAATCTCTTTCCGACTCTCTATCTGGCCAAGCCGGACGGTACCCCCTATGCGATGGCGGAGTATCAGCAGCTCGGTCCGACCGAATATCTGGATTACCTGCTGAAAATTCGCCGCTATCGGGACCAATAG
- the tatA gene encoding twin-arginine translocase TatA/TatE family subunit, translating into MQTMAFLTGQWEWVVILIIAVLLFGRRLPEIARSLGKSITEFKKGIKESENEIHKALEESEKAAEKNMTKNPPQ; encoded by the coding sequence ATGCAAACCATGGCTTTTTTAACCGGCCAGTGGGAGTGGGTGGTCATCTTGATTATTGCAGTGCTCCTGTTCGGCAGGCGGCTGCCGGAGATTGCACGAAGTCTCGGAAAAAGCATTACGGAATTCAAGAAAGGCATCAAGGAATCCGAGAACGAAATTCACAAAGCCCTGGAAGAATCGGAGAAGGCTGCCGAAAAAAATATGACGAAAAATCCCCCGCAATAA
- a CDS encoding RtcB family protein, with the protein MDRKLVKRRDEYRWLIERTGKMHVDGLIFASESLIAEMDDMVARQVANVACLPGIVGFSYAMPDAHWGYGFCIGGVAAFDPDKGGVISAGGVGFDIACGVRTMHTGLKEKDFLPHRERIADALFRHIPAGVGSTGKIALSIPKLDEVLAGGAVWAVQQGFGTAEDLRFIESGGRIAGADPSKVSDEAKKRQREEMGTLGSGNHYLEIQKVEEIYDPQTAAAFGLEEGDIKISIHCGSRGLGHQIGTDYLKKMATAAREAGIELAERELACAPLKSEVGRSYLGAMRSGINCALANRQILMHLVREVFEKEIPGSQIRLLYDVSHNTCQEEEHEIDGRPCRLFVHRKGATRAWGPGHPGLPTEYRSVGQPVLIGGTMGTASFILVGTKEAESLSLSSSCHGAGRQMSRTAATKRWHGKEIIRTLQGRGILIRSASMRGLAEEAPGAYKDVSEVVEVSDKAGLARKVAKLVPLVCIKG; encoded by the coding sequence ATGGACCGCAAACTGGTCAAGCGCAGGGATGAATACCGCTGGCTGATCGAACGAACGGGCAAAATGCATGTGGACGGCCTGATTTTTGCCTCCGAATCGCTGATTGCCGAGATGGACGACATGGTGGCCCGTCAGGTGGCCAATGTGGCCTGTCTGCCCGGGATTGTCGGGTTTTCCTATGCGATGCCCGACGCTCACTGGGGCTACGGCTTCTGCATCGGCGGTGTAGCGGCCTTTGACCCGGACAAGGGCGGGGTCATCTCCGCCGGCGGCGTTGGATTTGATATTGCCTGCGGCGTGCGGACGATGCATACGGGCCTGAAGGAGAAGGATTTTCTCCCGCATCGCGAGCGCATTGCGGACGCTCTCTTTCGCCATATCCCCGCCGGCGTCGGCAGCACCGGAAAAATCGCCCTTTCCATCCCCAAACTGGACGAGGTGCTGGCGGGCGGGGCGGTTTGGGCCGTTCAGCAGGGCTTCGGCACAGCCGAAGACCTTCGCTTTATCGAATCCGGAGGCCGCATCGCCGGAGCCGACCCTTCCAAGGTCTCGGACGAGGCCAAGAAACGCCAGCGGGAGGAGATGGGTACGCTCGGTTCCGGCAACCATTATCTGGAGATTCAGAAGGTCGAGGAAATCTATGACCCCCAAACCGCCGCGGCTTTTGGGCTGGAGGAGGGCGACATCAAAATCAGCATTCACTGCGGCTCGCGTGGGCTGGGGCATCAAATCGGTACGGATTATCTGAAAAAGATGGCAACGGCGGCCCGCGAAGCGGGAATCGAGCTGGCCGAGCGGGAACTGGCCTGTGCTCCGCTGAAGTCTGAAGTCGGACGCAGTTATCTGGGGGCGATGCGCAGCGGCATCAACTGTGCTCTGGCCAATCGCCAGATTTTGATGCATCTGGTTCGGGAGGTTTTCGAAAAAGAAATACCCGGTTCGCAAATCCGTCTTCTCTACGATGTTTCGCACAATACCTGTCAGGAGGAGGAACACGAAATCGACGGTCGGCCGTGCCGTCTTTTCGTCCACCGAAAGGGGGCAACCCGTGCCTGGGGACCGGGGCATCCGGGTCTTCCGACGGAGTATCGTTCGGTCGGTCAGCCCGTTCTCATCGGCGGAACGATGGGCACCGCTTCCTTTATCCTGGTCGGCACCAAAGAGGCCGAGTCGCTCTCGCTCAGCTCCTCCTGCCACGGGGCAGGACGCCAGATGAGCCGCACCGCCGCCACCAAGCGCTGGCACGGCAAGGAAATTATCCGAACTCTTCAGGGGCGGGGAATCCTGATTCGAAGTGCTTCGATGCGGGGGCTGGCCGAAGAGGCCCCGGGGGCCTACAAAGATGTCAGCGAAGTGGTCGAAGTTTCCGACAAGGCCGGTTTGGCCCGAAAGGTCGCCAAATTAGTCCCTCTGGTCTGCATCAAGGGCTGA
- a CDS encoding phospholipase D-like domain-containing protein codes for MNVEYITDRQLYEKILMERVPHAKSFLWMGTSDLKDLHVLSRGKWVPFLKILAELAHKRVSIRLLHAKEPGKRFQMDFDRYPLLLQGMEKMLCPRVHFKMVIVDGVFGYCGSANLTGAGMGGKADNRRNFENGIITTDPGLLEKMMEQFDRVWRGDFCSDCGRKDFCTEFPEMMNFPLKRKEY; via the coding sequence ATGAATGTCGAATACATAACCGACCGGCAGCTGTATGAAAAAATCCTGATGGAAAGAGTGCCTCATGCAAAATCGTTTCTTTGGATGGGCACCAGCGACCTGAAAGATTTACATGTTTTATCGCGCGGCAAATGGGTTCCTTTCCTGAAGATTCTCGCCGAGCTGGCTCACAAACGAGTCTCAATCCGTCTTCTGCATGCCAAAGAACCCGGCAAAAGATTTCAGATGGATTTCGACCGTTATCCGCTGCTTCTGCAGGGAATGGAAAAAATGCTTTGCCCGAGGGTTCATTTTAAAATGGTGATTGTAGATGGAGTTTTTGGATATTGCGGAAGTGCCAATTTGACCGGGGCCGGGATGGGCGGCAAAGCGGATAATCGGCGCAATTTCGAAAATGGAATCATTACAACCGACCCGGGATTATTGGAAAAAATGATGGAGCAATTCGACCGGGTCTGGCGGGGGGATTTTTGTTCGGACTGCGGTCGGAAAGATTTTTGCACCGAATTCCCGGAAATGATGAATTTTCCGTTGAAAAGAAAAGAATATTAA
- the tatC gene encoding twin-arginine translocase subunit TatC yields the protein MEQEEELKSMSLGDHLEELRARLILAILGLAVGLGIALFWGRDFLHLILFPFEQAMKQSNQEPLLQAIKVAEPFLIYLKASLVLGILLSSPWVFYQIWAFVSAGLYRRERRYVYVVAPISVLLFISGVLFFLLIVAPIALKFFVQFNAGVEYIRYQPSLSDYVSFVLMLSVIFGLTFQTPIFIVFAERMGLIRLESLRKIRRYVFLASFIIGAFATPPDVITQIALAVPLYLLYEASLLVCRFWRRKE from the coding sequence ATGGAACAGGAAGAAGAACTCAAGTCCATGAGTTTAGGCGATCACCTCGAGGAGCTTCGGGCGCGGCTTATTCTGGCTATTTTGGGGCTGGCCGTCGGGCTGGGTATCGCTCTGTTTTGGGGAAGGGACTTTCTTCATCTGATTCTCTTTCCTTTTGAACAGGCGATGAAGCAATCCAATCAGGAGCCGTTGCTGCAGGCCATCAAGGTGGCGGAGCCGTTTTTGATTTATCTGAAGGCCTCTCTTGTACTGGGAATTCTTTTGTCGTCTCCGTGGGTCTTTTATCAAATCTGGGCCTTTGTATCCGCTGGACTCTACCGCCGTGAACGGCGATACGTCTATGTGGTTGCCCCCATCAGTGTGCTGCTGTTTATCAGCGGCGTGCTGTTCTTTCTGCTGATTGTCGCTCCGATTGCCTTAAAGTTCTTCGTCCAGTTTAATGCCGGTGTGGAGTATATTCGGTATCAGCCCTCTCTGTCGGATTATGTCTCCTTTGTTCTGATGCTTTCAGTGATCTTCGGACTGACCTTTCAGACCCCGATTTTTATCGTTTTTGCGGAGCGGATGGGTTTGATTCGTCTGGAGTCGCTTCGGAAAATCCGCCGCTATGTCTTTCTGGCTTCTTTTATCATCGGGGCCTTTGCGACTCCGCCGGATGTGATTACTCAAATTGCGCTGGCTGTGCCGCTTTATCTGCTTTATGAGGCCAGTCTTCTGGTCTGCCGCTTCTGGAGACGGAAAGAATAA
- a CDS encoding NAD(P)H-hydrate dehydratase, whose translation MKQTSRIPILAPRPRDGHKGTFGKVLIVGGSVGFSGAPVLAAKAALRSGSGLVRVAVPKSIQPTAAGLDPCYTTIGLPEDSLGRMDASAAALLTRIKGENDVICFGPGAGTGAGTREVLLHLLADSDTRLIIDADGLNILASAGDWPAKAKASIILTPHPGEFARLWKGLFREPIPSERVEQAAQMARRVGGTVVLKGAGTVVADSEQFYINPTGNPGMATAGSGDVLSGIITALAGQGLNNFDAAVLAVYVHGLAGDLAAQQKGEISLTALDLIDFLPSAFQVYLQKQSQ comes from the coding sequence ATGAAACAGACCAGCAGAATACCCATTCTGGCCCCGCGGCCCCGTGATGGACACAAAGGAACCTTTGGAAAGGTTCTCATCGTCGGCGGATCTGTGGGCTTCAGTGGTGCGCCGGTTCTGGCGGCAAAAGCCGCTCTCCGCAGCGGTTCAGGCCTGGTTCGTGTTGCCGTCCCGAAATCCATCCAGCCTACAGCGGCCGGCCTGGATCCCTGTTATACAACGATTGGGTTGCCGGAAGACTCTTTGGGCCGCATGGATGCATCTGCGGCGGCACTTCTCACTCGTATTAAAGGTGAAAATGATGTGATTTGTTTCGGTCCCGGTGCCGGAACAGGGGCCGGAACCAGGGAAGTTCTCCTCCATCTGCTTGCCGATTCGGATACGCGTTTGATTATCGATGCGGACGGATTGAATATCCTGGCATCGGCCGGCGATTGGCCGGCCAAAGCCAAGGCGTCTATTATCCTTACTCCGCATCCCGGAGAATTCGCCCGCCTCTGGAAAGGGCTCTTTCGAGAACCGATACCGTCTGAACGCGTCGAACAGGCCGCCCAAATGGCCCGGCGCGTCGGGGGTACAGTGGTGCTCAAAGGGGCGGGAACTGTTGTAGCCGATTCAGAACAATTCTATATCAATCCAACCGGCAATCCCGGAATGGCAACAGCCGGCTCCGGAGATGTTTTAAGCGGCATCATTACGGCCCTGGCAGGGCAGGGGTTGAATAATTTTGACGCAGCGGTCCTGGCGGTGTACGTCCACGGTTTAGCCGGCGATTTGGCCGCACAGCAAAAAGGCGAAATCTCCCTGACAGCCCTGGACTTAATCGATTTTCTTCCTTCTGCCTTTCAGGTTTATCTCCAGAAGCAATCCCAATGA
- a CDS encoding glycoside hydrolase family 3 N-terminal domain-containing protein, translating to MKQLGISRCRFFAGIAFVFAFLTLGLDSSGKSRSLSSYDPQVNQLLARMTLEEKIGQMIQAESTALLKESDIETYYLGSILSSGDADPPSGNTLEYWTEKYERLQKRTQYTRLKIPLLYGVDAVHGHNNVLGAVIFPHNIGLGCTRNPELVREIGRITAREVRATGIQWTFAPCVAVPRDERWGRTYEGFSEDPQLCALLGAAAVRGLQGDNLRSPYSVLACAKHYVGDGGTLFGTSENGRGLDQGDVRTDEETLRRIHLAPYPAAIRAGVGTIMPSYSSWNGVKCSANKYLLTTVLKEELGFEGFLISDYNAIHQVHPDFKVAIGICVNAGMDMAMEPNRYREFFVYLKELVEEGTVPMSRIDDAVRRILRVKYAMGLMDKGYSLKANRRLQKEFGSEAHRRVARQAVRESLVLLKNENRTLPLSKKAARIHVAGRSADNLGNQCGGWTITWQGQSGPVTLNGTTVLTAIRRTVSEQTLVTYSDDGKRAEGADVAVVVIGEKPYAEGYGDRDNLEISQEDKRVIENVKKAGIPIVVILFSGRPLILGDVLEQADALIAAWLPGTEGQGIADVLFGDYKPTGKLSFTWPKSMDQIPINLGDVPYEPLFEYGYGLTY from the coding sequence ATGAAACAGTTGGGTATTTCTCGCTGTCGATTCTTTGCAGGGATTGCTTTTGTTTTTGCATTTTTGACGTTGGGTCTTGATTCTTCGGGCAAGTCCCGTTCGCTGTCTTCTTATGACCCTCAAGTCAATCAGCTGCTGGCCCGAATGACCCTTGAGGAAAAAATCGGCCAGATGATTCAGGCGGAAAGCACCGCTCTGCTCAAAGAGTCTGACATCGAAACCTATTATCTGGGTTCAATTTTGAGCAGCGGGGACGCAGACCCGCCGTCGGGAAACACGCTGGAATACTGGACGGAAAAATATGAACGGCTTCAGAAAAGAACTCAATATACGCGTCTGAAAATCCCCCTTCTTTATGGTGTCGATGCGGTTCACGGCCATAACAACGTGCTCGGCGCCGTCATCTTCCCGCACAATATCGGTCTCGGATGCACCCGTAATCCGGAATTAGTCCGGGAAATCGGACGTATTACCGCCCGGGAAGTACGAGCAACCGGCATCCAGTGGACCTTTGCTCCCTGTGTAGCCGTTCCGCGAGATGAACGCTGGGGACGCACATACGAGGGATTCTCGGAAGACCCGCAGCTTTGTGCCCTGCTGGGTGCGGCGGCGGTTCGGGGCCTTCAGGGAGATAATCTGCGAAGTCCGTATTCCGTGCTGGCCTGTGCGAAACATTATGTCGGAGACGGCGGAACCCTCTTCGGCACTTCTGAAAACGGCAGAGGGCTGGATCAGGGCGATGTCCGAACGGATGAAGAGACATTGCGGCGCATCCATCTGGCCCCCTATCCGGCTGCTATCCGGGCCGGAGTCGGAACCATTATGCCTTCCTACAGCAGCTGGAACGGCGTAAAGTGTTCCGCCAACAAATACCTGCTGACCACGGTCCTCAAAGAAGAACTCGGATTTGAGGGCTTTTTAATCTCTGACTACAACGCCATTCATCAGGTCCATCCGGATTTCAAAGTCGCTATCGGCATCTGCGTCAATGCCGGGATGGATATGGCGATGGAACCGAACCGATATCGGGAGTTCTTTGTCTACTTGAAGGAACTGGTGGAGGAAGGCACGGTTCCAATGTCACGAATTGACGATGCCGTCCGTCGGATTCTGCGGGTTAAGTACGCCATGGGCCTGATGGACAAGGGGTACTCTTTGAAGGCCAATCGTCGTCTGCAGAAGGAATTTGGTTCGGAAGCCCATCGACGGGTTGCCCGACAAGCCGTGCGGGAATCACTCGTTTTGCTGAAGAATGAGAATCGGACGCTGCCTCTTTCTAAAAAAGCGGCTCGAATCCATGTGGCCGGACGAAGTGCCGACAATTTAGGCAATCAATGCGGCGGCTGGACCATTACCTGGCAGGGCCAAAGCGGCCCCGTCACCCTCAACGGAACGACCGTGTTGACGGCTATCCGTCGGACGGTATCCGAACAAACCCTCGTGACGTATTCTGATGACGGAAAGCGTGCCGAAGGAGCAGATGTTGCGGTGGTCGTAATCGGGGAAAAGCCGTATGCCGAGGGGTATGGAGACAGAGACAACCTGGAAATTTCCCAAGAGGATAAGCGGGTCATCGAAAATGTGAAAAAAGCCGGAATCCCGATTGTCGTTATCCTGTTTTCGGGCCGACCCCTGATTCTTGGGGATGTTCTGGAGCAGGCGGACGCGCTGATTGCCGCCTGGCTGCCCGGGACCGAAGGACAAGGCATTGCCGATGTCCTTTTCGGGGATTACAAACCGACCGGCAAGCTGTCCTTTACCTGGCCTAAATCGATGGATCAAATCCCCATTAATCTCGGCGATGTGCCCTATGAGCCCCTGTTTGAATATGGGTACGGCCTGACCTATTAA
- a CDS encoding HRDC domain-containing protein codes for MEAQQTSGFEYVQNAQALPNLLEHIQNANRLALDTEADSYHHYYPKVCLIQLSTEDAHFIIDPFGGLNLKEFFEILCRKNLVLHDAGYDLRMLKASFGFEPKGEIFDTMLAARLIGLERVGLSDLLADFLGVQVHKKNQRADWSKRPLSEELLKYALDDTRHLLKLADILAEKLTELGRLEWHRQSCRWSVRSALLPAKNNHDPDEIWRIAGVSRLRPKEMAFVRELWHWREKEAQKADVPPFRILYPKQMLALSVWAAAQKKGIEIDPHRLPRSCRGERLASLKKAIERASQTPPAQWPDRKRPQTGHQPSFEQQNQIETLRKKVVQIGASLNLPPQWIAPKATLTSIVLRRLDTPEKIIQSNLLAPWQAELLTDALDEAFGKNRNL; via the coding sequence TTGGAAGCACAGCAGACATCCGGCTTTGAGTATGTTCAAAATGCGCAAGCACTTCCAAACCTGCTTGAGCATATCCAAAACGCCAATCGTCTTGCGTTGGATACTGAAGCGGACAGCTATCATCATTACTATCCGAAAGTCTGTTTGATTCAGCTTTCTACGGAAGATGCCCATTTTATCATTGACCCGTTTGGCGGCCTGAATCTAAAGGAATTTTTCGAGATTCTGTGTCGAAAGAATCTTGTACTTCATGATGCCGGCTATGATTTACGGATGCTGAAGGCCTCGTTTGGTTTTGAACCAAAAGGAGAGATATTTGATACGATGCTGGCGGCTCGGCTGATTGGGCTGGAACGAGTTGGTCTTTCGGATTTGCTGGCTGACTTTTTGGGGGTCCAGGTACACAAGAAAAATCAGCGGGCCGACTGGTCAAAACGTCCGTTATCGGAAGAGCTTCTGAAATATGCTCTGGATGACACACGGCATCTGCTGAAACTGGCGGATATACTGGCTGAGAAACTGACTGAACTGGGACGGCTCGAATGGCATCGGCAGAGCTGCCGCTGGTCCGTTCGTTCGGCCCTTTTGCCGGCAAAAAACAACCATGACCCGGACGAAATCTGGCGGATAGCCGGAGTCAGCCGGCTCCGCCCCAAAGAGATGGCTTTTGTGAGGGAACTGTGGCACTGGCGGGAAAAAGAGGCCCAAAAAGCCGATGTCCCGCCTTTTCGGATTTTGTATCCGAAACAGATGCTGGCACTTTCCGTCTGGGCGGCTGCGCAAAAGAAAGGGATAGAGATTGACCCGCATCGGCTTCCGCGAAGCTGTCGGGGCGAACGGCTGGCCTCGCTGAAAAAAGCCATCGAGAGGGCCTCACAAACTCCGCCGGCGCAGTGGCCGGACCGCAAACGGCCTCAAACCGGGCATCAGCCCAGTTTCGAACAGCAAAATCAGATTGAAACGCTTCGAAAAAAGGTTGTTCAGATTGGTGCGTCGCTGAATCTGCCGCCGCAGTGGATTGCCCCGAAGGCGACCCTCACCAGCATTGTCCTGCGGAGGCTGGATACACCGGAAAAAATTATTCAATCCAATCTGCTGGCTCCGTGGCAGGCCGAACTGCTTACTGATGCCCTTGATGAAGCGTTTGGAAAAAACCGGAATCTCTAA
- the tsaD gene encoding tRNA (adenosine(37)-N6)-threonylcarbamoyltransferase complex transferase subunit TsaD produces MNEDRIIILGIETSCDETAAAVVADGHTILSSVIASQTHLHSRYGGVVPEVASRAHVEHILPVVSEAVESARVTADEISAVAVANQPGLSIALMVGVTAAKALAWAWGKPLVAVNHVEAHLQSALIGQNELECPAVALIVSGGHTLLYEVRSCLDLRLLGTTIDDAAGEAFDKVASILNLGYPGGPAIETIARDGNPRAVPFPRSLMDKDSLDFSFSGLKTAVLYHCQGQDMKGPNRAPQMGRQELADIAASFQAAVIDVLVEKTRRAAEQVGARTVLLGGGVAANYALRTALEHFCRRRGLTFSVAAKSLCTDNAAMVASLAYPKYKAGLFADLTLEPKASLE; encoded by the coding sequence ATGAATGAAGACCGGATTATAATTCTCGGAATTGAAACAAGTTGCGATGAAACCGCCGCCGCGGTTGTCGCCGACGGTCATACCATTCTTTCCTCTGTGATTGCTTCTCAGACCCATCTTCACAGCCGATACGGCGGTGTTGTGCCGGAAGTGGCATCGCGTGCCCATGTCGAACACATTCTGCCGGTTGTGTCGGAAGCCGTTGAATCCGCAAGGGTTACAGCAGATGAAATTTCGGCTGTGGCCGTCGCCAACCAGCCCGGCCTATCTATCGCCCTGATGGTCGGGGTGACAGCCGCCAAGGCCCTCGCCTGGGCCTGGGGCAAACCCCTTGTCGCCGTCAACCATGTCGAAGCCCACTTGCAATCCGCCCTGATAGGCCAAAATGAACTGGAATGTCCTGCCGTTGCCCTGATTGTTTCCGGCGGACATACCCTCTTGTACGAAGTCCGTTCCTGTCTTGACCTGCGGCTTTTAGGGACAACCATTGACGATGCCGCCGGCGAAGCGTTTGATAAAGTCGCGTCAATTCTGAACTTAGGTTATCCCGGCGGACCGGCAATTGAAACAATCGCCCGTGATGGCAATCCGAGGGCTGTTCCGTTTCCCCGCTCTTTGATGGACAAAGATTCGCTCGATTTCTCTTTCAGCGGCCTAAAAACCGCTGTGCTTTATCATTGTCAGGGACAGGATATGAAGGGGCCAAACCGAGCTCCTCAAATGGGCAGACAGGAACTGGCGGATATTGCTGCATCCTTCCAGGCCGCCGTCATCGACGTGCTGGTTGAAAAAACCCGACGTGCAGCAGAGCAGGTGGGAGCCCGGACGGTCCTGCTCGGCGGCGGCGTAGCCGCCAATTATGCCTTGCGAACCGCTCTGGAACATTTCTGTCGCCGTCGCGGATTGACCTTCTCCGTTGCGGCCAAATCCCTCTGTACGGACAATGCCGCGATGGTGGCTTCGCTGGCTTATCCCAAATACAAAGCCGGCCTTTTCGCTGATTTAACACTGGAACCCAAAGCATCTCTGGAATAA
- the larB gene encoding nickel pincer cofactor biosynthesis protein LarB → MDVKTLEALLEEVKAGRMSIHEAVEKLRRLPFENIEIARIDHHRQIRCGFPEVIFCLFKTPEQVREIFLRMAQTGHNVLATRASPEAFAAVKEVISHPGLSYDSQAKTIVLIQKPIRWRPGYIAVVTAGTADLPTASEARITAELFGSRVKLFCDVGVAGLHRLLGCIEEIRRADVILVVAGMEGALPSVVGGLVDSPVIAVPTRVGYGANFEGLSALLTMLNSCAAGITVVNIDNGFGAAVAACLMHRKIRPDGAGNETDQQNTHSGPAAP, encoded by the coding sequence ATGGACGTCAAAACATTAGAGGCACTGCTGGAAGAGGTAAAAGCCGGGAGGATGTCGATTCACGAAGCCGTCGAAAAGCTGCGCCGGCTCCCTTTTGAAAACATTGAAATAGCACGGATTGACCATCACCGGCAAATCCGCTGCGGATTTCCGGAAGTGATTTTCTGCCTTTTTAAGACCCCGGAGCAGGTTCGTGAAATCTTTTTAAGAATGGCCCAAACCGGACACAATGTCCTGGCCACACGGGCTTCGCCGGAGGCCTTTGCCGCTGTTAAAGAGGTGATTTCCCACCCGGGCCTTTCCTATGACAGCCAGGCCAAAACAATCGTTCTCATACAGAAGCCGATTCGTTGGCGTCCGGGCTATATTGCGGTGGTTACGGCCGGCACGGCGGATTTGCCGACAGCTTCCGAAGCCCGGATAACGGCGGAACTGTTCGGCAGCCGGGTCAAACTCTTCTGTGATGTCGGCGTGGCCGGTCTGCACCGTCTGCTGGGCTGCATCGAGGAGATTCGCCGGGCGGATGTGATTCTTGTCGTGGCCGGTATGGAAGGGGCCTTGCCCAGTGTGGTCGGGGGACTGGTCGATTCCCCGGTTATCGCCGTGCCTACCCGCGTCGGCTATGGGGCGAATTTTGAAGGACTGTCGGCCCTCCTGACGATGTTAAACAGTTGTGCGGCAGGCATTACCGTCGTAAATATTGATAACGGCTTTGGGGCTGCTGTGGCGGCCTGTCTGATGCATCGCAAGATCAGGCCCGATGGAGCAGGCAATGAAACAGACCAGCAGAATACCCATTCTGGCCCCGCGGCCCCGTGA